One Aegilops tauschii subsp. strangulata cultivar AL8/78 chromosome 7, Aet v6.0, whole genome shotgun sequence genomic window carries:
- the LOC109742087 gene encoding uncharacterized protein, whose amino-acid sequence MRRLSHFPLLAAVLLAAVPRPAHPLTELETSQIRRFQDYLRICTAHPAPDYAGAAAFLLPYAASLGLRTATLHFSPCKSKPLLLLTWPGTDPSLPSILLNSHLDSVPAEPEHWIHPPYAAHRDPATGRVYARGAQDDKCLPVQYLEAIRGLQAAGFAPARTVHVSLVPDEEIGGEDGHEKFVQSEEFRALNVGFMLDEGQASLTDVYRVFYADRLVWKLIVKATGAPGHGSKLFDGAAVENLMDCIETVAGYREAQFEKVKSGKYGPGEVVSVNPVYMNAGTPSPTGFVMNMQPSEAEVGFDLRLPPTEDIEQIERRIKEEWAPAHKNLTYQLLKKGPVSDVTGRPLLTPANESNPWWAVFEQAIISSGGKLAKPEILSSTTDARFVRQMGVPALGFSPMINTPILLHDHNEFLEDKVFLRGIEVYQHLIRALSSFKG is encoded by the exons ATGCGTCGTCTCAGCCACTTCCCcctcctcgccgccgtcctcctcgcGGCGGTCCCGCGCCCGGCCCACCCCCTCACCGAGCTCGAGACCTCCCAAATCCGGCGCTTCCAGGACTACCTCCGCATCTGCACCGCCCACCCCGCCCCGGACTACGCCGGCGCCGCCGCGTTCCTCCTCCCCTACGCCGCGTCACTCGGCCTCCGCACCGCCACGCTCCACTTCAGCCCCTGCAAGTCAAAGCCCCTCCTCCTGCTCACCTGGCCGGGCACGGACCCCTCGCTCCCCTCCATCCTCCTCAACTCCCACCTCGACTCCGTGCCCGCGGAGCCCGAGCACTGGATCCACCCGCCCTACGCCGCGCACCGCGACCCCGCCACCGGCCGCGTCTACGCCCGTGGCGCGCAGGACGACAAGTGCCTCCCCGTCCAGTACCTCGAGGCCATCCGCGGCCTCCAGGCCGCCGGCTTCGCGCCCGCCCGCACCGTCCACGTCTCGCTCGTCCCCGACGAGGAGATCGGCGGCGAGGACGGCCACGAGAAGTTCGTCCAGTCGGAGGAGTTCCGCGCCCTCAATGTCGGTTTCATGCTCGACGAGGGGCAGGCGTCGCTCACGGATGTGTACAGGGTGTTCTACGCGGATAGGCTGGTCTGGAAGCTGATCGTGAAGGCCACGGGGGCTCCCGGACATGGGTCGAAGCTGTTCGATGGGGCCGCCGTGGAGAATCTGATGGATTGCATCGAGACCGTGGCTGGATACAGGGAGGCACAGTTTGAGAAGGTGAAGTCCGGCAAGTACGGTCCCGGAGAGGTGGTGTCCGTGAATCCTGTGTACATGAATGCCGGCACGCCGAGCCCCACG GGCTTTGTGATGAATATGCAACCTTCAGAAGCAGAGGTGGGTTTTGATCTCCGCCTTCCTCCAACCGAAGATATTGAACAGATCGAAAGAAGAATCAAGGAAGAATGGGCACCAGCTCATAAAAACTTGACTTACCAG CTGTTGAAGAAAGGACCAGTGAGCGATGTGACAGGACGCCCCTTACTTACACCAGCCAATGAGTCCAACCCATGGTGGGCTGTGTTTGAGCAGGCTATTATCTCTTCAGGTGGAAAACTAGCAAAGCCCGAGATCTTATCTTCAACCACGGACGCCCGATTCGTGAGGCAGATGGGTGTTCCAGCCCTTGGATTTTCTCCAATGATAAATACTCCAATTTTACTTCACGATCATAATGAG TTTCTGGAGGATAAAGTGTTCCTGAGGGGCATCGAAGTGTACCAACATCTTATTAGAGCGCTGAGCTCCTTCAAAGGCTGA